In the Sphingobacterium sp. PCS056 genome, TCTGGATCAAAATTCACTACAAAACCTTGTTCGTCACCACTGAAGTTCCAAGTATGTACTTGTCCAGGTGCCATAAAGTAGATTTGATAAGCTTCTATGTCATGCTTTTCGAAATCGATTAAATGATTGCCTGAGCCCTTTGTAAATAATACAAAATGGTAGAAATTGTGCTTATGCGGGAATACCATGTTGTGGTGCTTTGCGATATAATCAGCCAGATGATCGACAAATAATAGGCTGCTCGAATCATTATTGATGGAGCAGTTATCTAATACGGGTATGGTACTTTTCTTTATCACACTACAAATTTACTTCAAATATCATATTAAAAACTGATTTAATTATCGATTTAATGGTGTTTTTCAACGATCGGTAAATTTATTGCCAAATTGTGATTCAATTATTATATTTATATGGAACAAAAATCAGATTACACATGAATAGATTAGAAACCAGTCTGGACACGCTATTAGATGTGGTACTTTTAAAGGTGCCAAGCATTATTACAGGGATTATTATATTAATCGTCGGAAGTTACCTTGTCAAGTTTTTGCTGAACCTCATCAGTAGACGATTTGAAAAGCGTCATGTAGACTTATCAATACGTGGATTTGCGATGAGTATATTGCGTGTTGTGTTTTACGCATTATTATTCTTGACTGTAGCAAGTACGATGGGAATTCAAACAACGTCGTTTATTGCCGCATTATCTGCATTTGGTCTAGCAGCAGGTTTAGCCTTACAGGGGAGTTTAAGTAATTTTGCTGGCGGGGTATTGATTCTTTTATTTAGACCGTTTGAAGTCGGGGACTATATGAGCAGTAATAATGGAACTTCGGGTACTGTGGAAAGAATCGATATCTTATATACAACTTTAATTGCGGGAGATGGTGTTCGTGTATTTAGTCCAAACGGTCCTTTAGCAAACTCCGTTATTCAAAATTTCACAAAAATTACTAATCGACGTTTTGAGTATACTGTAGGTATCTCGTACGATGCTAATATTAAAGAAGCTCGCGAAATCATTATGAATGTACTCCATGCTGATCCTCGTATTCTAAAAACGCCTGCGGCAGAGGTTTTTGTAAAAGGATTGGGGGATAGCTCTGTTAATTTGACCATACGGGCATGGACAAAGAAAGAAGATTTTTGGCCTGCCAATAATGAAAATCAAGAAGCTATTAAAATTGCTTTGGATAAAAATAATATTAGTATCCCTTATCCGCAGACCGAGATGCGTATTATTTCGGATCCAAATGGGGGACAGGACCGTATTATGAAATCTTAATCTAAGGATCTAATTAAAATGAAGTATCGATAAGCTATAATAGCTTGTTGGTACTTTTTTAACTTTGAAGGATCTTTCTTCGCGTATTTTGGCAAAATCAATTTGTTGATTTTATTGATTATTTTGTATATTATCTTCATAGATCTCGTTATTTAGTATTTGTGGCATTTTGATTTGATTTTTTAGTGCTATTAAATTATTGGCTGCCATTAATGCCATGTTATCTCTTGCCTCTATTGTGGCGGATCCAATATGTGGCAGTACGGCCACATTGGGCAAGCTAATTAATGGATTGTTGGCAATCATCGGTTCTGGATTTGTCACATCTAAACCTGCTCCCCATAATTCGCCATTTATCAATGCGTTATATAAATCTTGCTCTTGGTGCAAGCCTCCTCGTGCTGTATTAATAAAAATGGCGGTGTTTTTCATTCTTTTAAAGGCATCTTTATTAAATTTATTCTTTGTTTCAGCAGAAAGGTTGGCATGTACCGATAGCACATCACTTTGCGTCAGCAATTCATCATAATTAACGTATGTAGCATCTAGTAATTTATGCGTATGTTGATTAGGATGCCTATTGTGATAGATGATGTTCATGTTGTAAGCGGCTTTGGCTTTGCGAGCAAGTTCAAATCCGATACGTCCTAATCCATATATACCTAATGTCTTTCCGTTTAATTCAATTCCTAAGTGTTCGGTCAATTCGAAATCTTTCCATTGGTTACTGGTGATTTTGCGATTCATATAAAATGCTTTTCTTGATACTGCTAGCATTAATAGGAAGGCGATGTCAGCTGTTGCATTGGATAAGACGTCGGGAGTATTGCTCACCGGTATACCGTTTTTGGTAGCTTGACGAAGATCAACGCTATCATATCCAGCACTCATCAAGGCAATTCCTCTGAGATGACCACAGGCATTGAAAAACTTCGCATCTAAGAGGTTATGTCCTGCCGCAAAAAGATAATCGACCTTTTGGCAGGACTCAATTAAATCGGATTGATCGATATTTCCAGGTTCAGTACGATAGATAATCTCAAAACCAGCCTGTTTTAAACTATCAATTGCTTTTTGGGGAATTGTTCTACTGATAAAAACTTTCATAGTCATTACATCAAATTAATATAACCAAACTTAGGAAAATTTGTTTTATATAAAAGCCAATAACTCCTCTAACATCCAGAATTTTTGAATATGGAAAATAAAAAAAATAGGGGATATATGATAGCATATGTCCCCTAATGATTTGGATAATTGCTTTTTCTTATTTTTGAGAAAGTAGAAAATGGAAAATTGATAATCCATTTGTTTCTACAGATTCTGCTGCATTTGAGAGTAAAACAACCGCTGTTTTTTTATCTGGTGCAATAGCTATGAATGAACTGCTACCTCCTGTACCGCCAGTGTGATAACAGTACGTAATATCATCTAATAAATCCATATGCCAAGCTAAGCCAATGTCTGTGCTAGGAGGAAGAAAATAAGTGAATTGGCGAGTAAGTGCCATAGCATTTTCTAATTGGGTTTGAGGCATTTTAAATTGCACTTGGGCAAAGTTGAGTAGATCTGTTACAGTAGATTTTAAACCGCCAGCAGCGCTAAATATTTGAAAATCCCAGGCTTTAGTTTCTTCTCCATTTGTATTATATACTTTGGGAAGGTATTGTGTTTTAGGATTTAGAATATCAGTAGTAGATGTTAGGCCTAAAGGTTTTGCAATAGTTTCTTGGATTAATGTATTGTAACTTTTTTTATTAAGTGATGTTAATATATCTCCTAATAATGCATACCCAAGATTACTATATTCATATTTTTCTCCGGCTTCATTTTCTGCTT is a window encoding:
- a CDS encoding mechanosensitive ion channel family protein; amino-acid sequence: MNRLETSLDTLLDVVLLKVPSIITGIIILIVGSYLVKFLLNLISRRFEKRHVDLSIRGFAMSILRVVFYALLFLTVASTMGIQTTSFIAALSAFGLAAGLALQGSLSNFAGGVLILLFRPFEVGDYMSSNNGTSGTVERIDILYTTLIAGDGVRVFSPNGPLANSVIQNFTKITNRRFEYTVGISYDANIKEAREIIMNVLHADPRILKTPAAEVFVKGLGDSSVNLTIRAWTKKEDFWPANNENQEAIKIALDKNNISIPYPQTEMRIISDPNGGQDRIMKS
- a CDS encoding 2-hydroxyacid dehydrogenase — encoded protein: MKVFISRTIPQKAIDSLKQAGFEIIYRTEPGNIDQSDLIESCQKVDYLFAAGHNLLDAKFFNACGHLRGIALMSAGYDSVDLRQATKNGIPVSNTPDVLSNATADIAFLLMLAVSRKAFYMNRKITSNQWKDFELTEHLGIELNGKTLGIYGLGRIGFELARKAKAAYNMNIIYHNRHPNQHTHKLLDATYVNYDELLTQSDVLSVHANLSAETKNKFNKDAFKRMKNTAIFINTARGGLHQEQDLYNALINGELWGAGLDVTNPEPMIANNPLISLPNVAVLPHIGSATIEARDNMALMAANNLIALKNQIKMPQILNNEIYEDNIQNNQ